The following coding sequences are from one Geothrix sp. window:
- a CDS encoding ABC transporter ATP-binding protein, with protein sequence MSEPLLNLQGVHTRIGAYHILHGVDLQVAKGEMTVLLGRNGAGKTTTLRTIMGLWPTGEGTITFQGESIASRPTPEISRRGIAYVPENMGIFSDLTVCENMLLAASGAKRAEDMDPGRLEWIFGLFPALRKFWQYPAGLLSGGQKQMLAVARAIVEPRKLLLVDEPSKGLAPAIIQNMIAAFRELKQTDTTILLVEQNFNFARQLGDQVAVMDGGRIVHSGAMADLAGDEALQQHLLGLSLGAHQ encoded by the coding sequence GTGAGTGAACCACTGCTGAACCTGCAAGGGGTCCACACCCGCATCGGGGCCTACCACATCCTGCATGGCGTCGACCTCCAGGTGGCCAAGGGCGAGATGACGGTCCTGCTGGGGCGGAACGGCGCCGGCAAGACCACCACCTTGCGCACCATCATGGGTCTGTGGCCCACGGGCGAAGGCACCATCACCTTCCAGGGCGAGAGCATCGCCTCCCGGCCGACCCCGGAGATCTCCCGCCGCGGCATCGCCTACGTGCCGGAGAACATGGGCATCTTCTCCGATCTCACGGTCTGCGAGAACATGCTGCTGGCCGCCAGCGGCGCCAAGCGCGCCGAGGACATGGATCCCGGGCGCCTGGAGTGGATCTTCGGGCTGTTCCCGGCGCTGCGGAAGTTCTGGCAGTACCCGGCGGGGCTGCTCTCCGGTGGCCAGAAGCAGATGCTGGCCGTGGCGCGGGCCATCGTGGAGCCCCGGAAGCTGCTCCTGGTCGATGAGCCCAGCAAGGGCCTGGCCCCGGCCATCATCCAGAACATGATCGCGGCCTTCCGCGAGCTCAAGCAGACCGACACCACCATCCTGCTCGTGGAGCAGAACTTCAATTTCGCGCGCCAGCTCGGTGACCAGGTGGCCGTGATGGACGGCGGCCGCATCGTGCACTCGGGCGCCATGGCCGACCTCGCCGGGGACGAGGCCCTGCAGCAGCATCTGCTGGGGCTGTCCCTTGGGGCCCATCAATGA
- a CDS encoding ABC transporter ATP-binding protein, with protein sequence MTFALETQELTIRFGGHVAVNAVSCGFAPGTLTAIVGPNGAGKTTYFNLISGQLKASAGRVFLRGEDISAHTAPHRSRLGIGRAFQLTNLFPNLSVLENIRLAVQSCAGLGLNMWSIWSSHRELISRAEEVLEAVALEAKRDVAAAALPHGDQRKLEVGILMALEPDVFMFDEPTAGMSVDEVPVILDLIRVLKTRTEKTILLVEHKMDVVRELSDRIIVLHNGALVADGEPAAVIASPIVQEAYLGVEVAK encoded by the coding sequence ATGACCTTTGCCCTGGAAACCCAAGAACTCACCATCCGCTTCGGCGGCCATGTGGCGGTCAACGCCGTCTCCTGCGGCTTCGCGCCGGGCACGCTGACGGCCATCGTCGGCCCCAATGGCGCCGGCAAGACCACCTACTTCAACCTGATCTCGGGCCAGCTCAAAGCCAGCGCGGGGCGGGTGTTCCTGCGCGGAGAGGACATCAGCGCGCACACGGCACCCCACCGCAGCCGCCTGGGCATCGGGCGTGCCTTCCAGCTGACCAACCTCTTCCCCAACCTGAGCGTGCTGGAGAACATCCGCCTCGCGGTTCAATCCTGCGCCGGGCTGGGCCTCAACATGTGGAGCATCTGGAGCAGCCACCGCGAGCTGATCAGCCGGGCCGAGGAGGTGCTGGAGGCGGTGGCCCTGGAGGCCAAGCGCGACGTGGCCGCCGCCGCCCTGCCCCACGGGGACCAGCGGAAGCTGGAGGTGGGGATCCTCATGGCCCTGGAGCCGGACGTGTTCATGTTCGATGAGCCCACCGCGGGCATGAGCGTGGACGAAGTGCCCGTGATCCTCGACCTGATCCGCGTGCTCAAGACGCGGACCGAAAAGACCATCCTGCTGGTCGAGCACAAGATGGACGTGGTCCGCGAGCTCAGTGACCGCATCATCGTCCTGCACAACGGCGCCCTGGTGGCCGACGGCGAGCCGGCCGCCGTGATCGCCTCGCCCATCGTGCAGGAAGCCTACCTGGGCGTGGAGGTGGCCAAGTGA
- a CDS encoding substrate-binding domain-containing protein, with translation MQLRRNFMKSLALAVICSGLAMAQDIKIAHVYDKTGVLGAYAKQTQDGLLLGLEYATKGTMMVNGHKLVVIEKDTQGKPDVAKSMLEAAYADDKAAIAIGPTSSGAALAMLPVAEQFKKILLVEPAVADDITGIKWNRYIFRTGRCSSQDAVSNAIVLDKKGVNIATMAQDNAFGRDFVAAFRGSIKNAKLVHEEYLPPATSDFTAGAQRLFDKLKGLPGRKIIFINWAGSNAFKIADLKPERYGIEIATGGNILPALALYKPFPGLEGAAYYYYESPKNKVNDWFVAEHKKRFNNVPPDFFTAGGMAAGIAVVEALKKTSGSVDTEKLIATMEGMAFETPKGKMIFRKEDHQALQSMYHFKIKVDPAVAWAIPELVREIKIDEMVIPIRNKR, from the coding sequence ATGCAGCTCCGACGAAACTTCATGAAAAGCCTGGCCCTGGCGGTGATCTGCTCCGGCCTGGCCATGGCCCAGGACATCAAGATCGCCCACGTCTATGACAAGACCGGCGTCCTGGGGGCCTATGCCAAGCAGACGCAGGACGGCCTCCTGCTCGGCCTCGAATACGCCACCAAGGGCACCATGATGGTGAACGGCCACAAGCTGGTGGTCATCGAGAAGGACACCCAGGGCAAGCCCGACGTGGCCAAGTCCATGCTGGAAGCGGCCTACGCCGACGACAAGGCCGCCATCGCGATCGGCCCCACCAGCTCCGGCGCGGCCCTGGCGATGCTGCCGGTGGCCGAGCAGTTCAAGAAGATCCTCCTGGTGGAGCCGGCCGTGGCCGACGACATCACCGGGATCAAGTGGAACCGCTACATCTTCCGCACCGGCCGCTGTTCCTCCCAGGACGCCGTGTCCAACGCCATCGTCCTCGACAAGAAGGGCGTCAACATCGCCACCATGGCGCAGGACAACGCCTTCGGCCGGGACTTCGTGGCCGCCTTCCGGGGTTCCATCAAGAACGCCAAGCTGGTGCACGAGGAGTATCTGCCCCCGGCGACCAGCGATTTCACCGCCGGAGCCCAGCGCCTGTTCGACAAGCTCAAGGGCCTGCCCGGCCGCAAGATCATCTTCATCAACTGGGCCGGCAGCAACGCCTTCAAGATCGCGGATCTGAAGCCCGAGCGCTACGGCATCGAGATCGCCACCGGCGGCAACATCCTGCCGGCCCTGGCCCTCTACAAGCCGTTCCCGGGCCTGGAAGGCGCCGCCTACTACTACTACGAGAGCCCCAAGAACAAGGTGAACGACTGGTTCGTGGCGGAGCACAAGAAGCGGTTCAACAACGTGCCCCCCGACTTCTTCACGGCGGGCGGCATGGCTGCCGGCATCGCGGTCGTCGAGGCCCTCAAGAAGACCAGCGGCTCGGTCGACACCGAAAAGCTGATCGCCACCATGGAGGGCATGGCCTTCGAGACGCCCAAGGGCAAGATGATCTTCCGCAAGGAGGACCACCAGGCCCTGCAGTCCATGTACCACTTCAAGATCAAGGTCGACCCCGCCGTGGCCTGGGCCATCCCCGAGCTCGTGCGTGAGATCAAGATCGACGAAATGGTCATCCCCATCCGCAACAAGCGCTGA